One window of the Chiroxiphia lanceolata isolate bChiLan1 chromosome 30, bChiLan1.pri, whole genome shotgun sequence genome contains the following:
- the CDK2 gene encoding cyclin-dependent kinase 2: protein MENFQKVEKIGEGTYGVVYKARNKVTGEVVALKKIRLDTETEGVPSTAIREISLLKELNHPNIVKLLDVIHTENKLYLVFEFLHQDLKKFMDSSSLSGIALPLIKSYLFQLLQGLAFCHAHRVLHRDLKPQNLLINADGAIKLADFGLARAFGVPVRTYTHEVVTLWYRAPEILLGCKYYSTAVDIWSLGCIFAEMITRRALFPGDSEIDQLFRIFRTLGTPDEAAWPGVSAMPDYKPSFPKWARQDFGKVVPPLDEEGRKLLAQMLHYDPNKRISAKAALGHPFFQDVTRAVPHLRL, encoded by the exons ATGGAGAACTTCCAGAAGGTGGAGAAGATCGGGGAGGGCACCTACGGGGTCGTGTACAAGGCCCGGAACAAGGTGACGGGGGAGGTGGTGGCACTCAAGAAGATCCGCCTGGACAC GGAGACCGAGGGCGTCCCCAGCACGGCCATCCGGGAGATCTCCCTGCTCAAGGAGCTCAACCACCCCAACATCGTCAA GCTCCTGGACGTGATCCACACGGAGAACAAGCTCTACCTGGTCTTCGAGTTCCTGCACCAGGACCTGAAGAAGTTCATGGACTCCTCGTCCCTCAGCGGCATCGCGCTGCCCCTCATCAAG aGTTAcctgttccagctgctgcagggcctgGCGTTCTGCCACGCCCACCGGGTGCTGCACCGCGACCTCAAACCGCAGAACCTGCTCATCAACGCCGACGGCGCCATCAAACTGGCCGACTTCGGGCTGGCCCGCGCCTTCGGGGTGCCCGTGCGCACCTACACCCACGAG GTGGTGACCCTGTGGTACCGAGCCCCCGAGATCCTGCTGGGCTGCAAGTACTACTCGACGGCCGTGGACATCTGGAGCCTGGGCTGCATCTTCGCTGAGATG aTCACCCGCCGTGCCCTGTTCCCGGGAGACTCGGAGATCGACCAACTCTTCCGGATTTTCCGCACCCTGGGGACCCCCGACGAGGCCGCCTGGCCGGGGGTCTCGGCCATGCCCGACTACAAGCCCAGCTTCCCAAAATGGGCCCGGCAGGACTTCGGCAAAGTGGTGCCTCCGCTGGACGAGGAGGGGCGGAAGCTGCTGGCG caAATGCTGCACTACGACCCCAACAAGAGGATCTCCGCCAAGGCGGCGCTGGGACACCCCTTTTTCCAGGATGTCACCCGAGCTGTCCCCCACCTGCGCCTCTGA
- the RAB5B gene encoding ras-related protein Rab-5B yields the protein MTSRGAARPNGQSQASKICQFKLVLLGESAVGKSSLVLRFVKGQFHEYQESTIGAAFLTQSVCLDDTTVKFEIWDTAGQERYHSLAPMYYRGAQAAIVVYDITNQETFARAKTWVKELQRQASPSIVIALAGNKADLASKRMVEYEEAQAYADDNSLLFMETSAKTAMNVNDLFLAIAKKLPKNEPQSTSGAGGRNRGVDLHEQSQQNRSQCCSN from the exons ATGACGAGCCGTGGGGCCGCCAGGCCCAACGGGCAGTCCCAGGCCAGTAAGATCTGCCAGTTCaaactggtgctgctgggagagtCGGCCGTGGGCAAGTCCAGCCTCGTGCTGCGCTTCGTGAAGGGGCAGTTCCACGAGTACCAGGAGAGCACCATCGGGG CGGCGTTCCTGACCCAGTCCGTGTGCCTGGACGACACGACGGTGAAGTTCGAGATCTGGGACACGGCGGGGCAGGAGCGGTACCACAGCCTGGCCCCCATGTACTACCGGGGCGCCCAGGCCGCCATCGTGGTCTACGACATCACCAACCAG GAAACATTCGCGCGGGCCAAGACATGGgtgaaggagctgcagagacaAGCCAGCCCCAGCATCGTCATCGCCCTGGCCGGCAACAAGGCTGACCTGGCCAGCAAACGCATGGTGGAGTACGAG GAGGCGCAGGCGTACGCGGACGACAACAGCCTGTTGTTCATGGAGACGTCGGCCAAGACAGCCATGAATGTGAACGACCTCTTCTTGGCCATCG CCAAGAAGCTGCCAAAGAACGAGCCCCAGAGCACGAGCGGCGCCGGGGGCCGGAACCGGGGCGTGGACCTGCACgagcagagccagcagaacAGGAGCCAGTGCTGTAGCAACTGA